In Calditrichota bacterium, a single genomic region encodes these proteins:
- a CDS encoding STAS domain-containing protein produces the protein MKLKKREIENVLVVEISGEIMGGTETEDFRALIFEAIENEMVNIVIDLKKTKWMNSSGLGMLVSGLTTIRSSGGDLRLANISERVRRPLQITRLESIFLSYDSVEEAIHSYQAK, from the coding sequence ATGAAGCTCAAAAAACGAGAAATCGAAAATGTTTTGGTGGTCGAAATATCCGGCGAAATTATGGGGGGGACAGAAACAGAAGATTTTCGGGCTCTTATTTTTGAGGCCATCGAGAATGAAATGGTGAATATCGTCATTGATTTAAAAAAAACAAAATGGATGAACAGCTCAGGGCTGGGAATGTTGGTGAGCGGATTGACGACTATTCGCAGCAGCGGCGGAGACCTGCGTCTTGCCAACATCTCGGAACGCGTTCGCCGACCTTTGCAAATAACTCGGCTGGAATCCATTTTTTTGAGCTATGATTCCGTGGAAGAAGCGATTCACAGTTATCAGGCAAAATAG
- a CDS encoding pentapeptide repeat-containing protein: protein MSQLSRDEILAKIKNKESLAGLDLSGADFSYEDLRGVVFSGANLCDAHLQNANLAQADFSDAHLEQAFFFGANLAQAKFDRAFLKDANLQDTNLEFASFKNADLEHVKLFGVQAENADFQGANLSNARMKRSNFKHANFQQANLNQAHLERSELNGADFTGANLEGSFLEHADLTNAKLK, encoded by the coding sequence ATGAGTCAACTATCAAGAGATGAAATTTTGGCAAAAATAAAGAACAAAGAGTCGCTCGCCGGGCTGGATTTGTCAGGGGCCGATTTTTCTTACGAAGATTTGCGCGGCGTTGTCTTTTCAGGAGCAAACCTTTGTGATGCGCATTTGCAGAATGCGAATCTGGCACAGGCTGATTTTAGCGACGCCCACCTGGAGCAAGCGTTTTTTTTCGGCGCAAATTTGGCGCAGGCAAAGTTTGATCGGGCGTTTTTGAAAGACGCCAATTTGCAGGATACCAATCTGGAATTTGCTTCATTCAAAAACGCAGATTTGGAACATGTCAAATTATTCGGCGTGCAGGCGGAAAACGCTGATTTTCAGGGGGCGAATTTGTCCAACGCGAGAATGAAACGCTCGAATTTCAAACACGCAAACTTTCAGCAAGCAAATCTGAATCAGGCCCATTTAGAGAGATCGGAGTTGAATGGCGCGGATTTCACAGGCGCAAATCTGGAGGGAAGCTTCCTGGAGCACGCTGATTTGACAAATGCAAAACTGAAGTGA
- a CDS encoding glycosyltransferase family 1 protein has product MKPLKMFAVAPSLPEQLTPLKTLAYNLWWSWNPDAIDLFRRVDWDIWEKSNHNPIKMLGMVSQARFDKLAFDDGFLSHLRRVTEELENYLSGTTWYEKKFGKPENEKIAYFSAEFGLTDCVPLYSGGLGVLAGDHLKSASDMGIPLIGVGLLYQQGYFNQYLNADGWQGELYLKNDFYNMPVQLLRDEHGAKIVIELEFPGRKVFAQIWQISIGRIRLLLLDTNNKNNSLQDRTITSELYGGDGETRIQQEIVLGIGGLRALQKLKIEPDIFHINEGHSAFLSLERIAVAMRKLNLTFSEALELTRSGNIFTTHTPVPAGIDMFSQELVNKYFSEYFKQLNISREEFLRIGGIHYSQNKGKFSMAVLAINLAAYVNGVSKLHKRVSRDMWKHLWPNAPVNEVPISNVTNGVHPGSYISKELASLLDRYLGPAWKTKPGDLSIWARVSEIPGEELWRTHERNRERLVAFARERMRQQSKKRGALPSQLSLADDVLNPEAFTIGFSRRFATYKRATLLFRDIDRLAQILNNKDFPVQIIFAGKAHPKDDPGKQLIKEIIHHLKHERFRQHIVFIENYDIEVARYMVQGVDLWLNTPRRYMEASGTSGMKAAMNGVINCSILDGWWDEAYKPEIGYAIGSGEEYEDFAYQDGVESQLLYDLLEHEIIPKFYKRGKNNIPRQWVALMKNSMAAICPVFNSNRMTREYAELFYSPSMKNFHLRMENDQRIAREIAHWKKHLRNHWQKIHFVDIAQNEPDNYQVGRSVEITAKIFIDGISPEDIVVEIYHGIPDADHNYISEGRIQPMELTEENGENIFTYRGQVNFDVSGLYGYTLRILPHHKDLLHRHETGLILWANQK; this is encoded by the coding sequence ATGAAACCACTCAAGATGTTTGCTGTTGCCCCTTCTTTACCTGAACAATTAACCCCTTTAAAAACATTAGCTTACAATTTATGGTGGAGTTGGAATCCTGACGCCATCGATCTTTTTCGTCGCGTAGATTGGGACATCTGGGAAAAATCAAACCATAATCCGATAAAAATGCTCGGCATGGTAAGCCAGGCGCGTTTTGATAAATTGGCTTTTGACGACGGTTTTTTATCTCATCTGCGGCGTGTCACTGAGGAACTTGAAAATTATCTTTCTGGAACGACCTGGTATGAGAAAAAATTTGGCAAGCCCGAGAATGAAAAAATTGCTTATTTTTCTGCTGAGTTTGGTTTGACAGACTGCGTGCCGCTCTATTCTGGCGGGCTCGGCGTTCTTGCCGGGGACCATTTGAAATCCGCCAGCGACATGGGAATTCCGCTGATTGGTGTCGGCTTGCTGTATCAGCAGGGCTATTTTAATCAATATCTGAACGCAGATGGTTGGCAGGGGGAATTGTATTTGAAAAATGATTTTTACAACATGCCTGTGCAACTGCTGCGCGATGAACATGGCGCGAAGATTGTCATTGAGCTCGAATTCCCCGGTCGGAAAGTTTTCGCTCAAATTTGGCAAATTTCCATCGGACGCATTCGTTTGCTGTTGCTTGATACCAATAATAAAAATAATTCCCTACAGGATCGCACCATCACCAGCGAGCTGTACGGAGGCGACGGCGAAACCAGAATTCAGCAAGAGATTGTGCTTGGCATCGGTGGTTTGCGCGCTTTGCAGAAGCTGAAAATTGAGCCGGATATTTTTCATATCAACGAAGGGCATTCGGCGTTTTTGAGTTTGGAACGCATTGCCGTCGCCATGAGAAAACTCAATCTTACATTTTCTGAAGCATTGGAACTCACACGCTCGGGAAACATCTTTACCACCCATACTCCGGTTCCTGCCGGGATTGACATGTTTTCCCAGGAGTTGGTAAATAAATACTTTTCTGAGTATTTCAAGCAGTTGAATATTTCCCGTGAAGAATTTTTGCGAATCGGCGGCATTCATTATTCGCAAAATAAGGGAAAGTTTTCCATGGCGGTGTTGGCGATCAATCTCGCCGCTTACGTCAACGGCGTCAGTAAATTGCACAAACGCGTGTCGCGCGACATGTGGAAACATCTCTGGCCAAACGCGCCGGTGAATGAAGTTCCCATCTCTAACGTGACTAATGGCGTGCATCCGGGATCCTACATTTCCAAAGAATTAGCGAGTCTGTTGGACCGCTATTTAGGACCGGCGTGGAAGACAAAACCGGGAGATTTGTCAATCTGGGCCCGCGTGTCGGAAATTCCCGGAGAAGAATTGTGGCGAACTCACGAACGTAATCGTGAACGGTTGGTTGCATTTGCCCGCGAACGGATGCGGCAACAATCCAAAAAAAGAGGCGCTCTGCCTTCGCAATTATCCCTGGCCGACGATGTTTTGAATCCGGAGGCGTTCACAATTGGTTTCTCGCGTCGTTTTGCTACTTATAAACGGGCAACTCTGCTCTTTCGGGATATTGATCGTTTGGCGCAAATTTTGAACAATAAAGATTTCCCGGTGCAAATAATTTTCGCCGGCAAAGCGCATCCCAAAGACGATCCGGGCAAGCAACTCATCAAGGAAATTATTCACCATCTCAAACACGAGAGATTTCGCCAACACATTGTTTTTATTGAAAATTACGACATTGAAGTCGCCCGCTACATGGTGCAAGGCGTCGATTTGTGGCTCAATACGCCGCGCCGTTACATGGAAGCCAGCGGCACCAGTGGCATGAAAGCAGCCATGAACGGCGTGATCAATTGTAGTATTTTGGATGGCTGGTGGGACGAGGCGTACAAGCCGGAAATTGGCTACGCCATTGGCAGCGGGGAAGAATATGAAGATTTCGCTTATCAGGATGGTGTGGAGTCCCAACTTTTGTACGACTTGCTGGAACATGAAATTATTCCCAAATTTTACAAGCGAGGAAAAAACAACATTCCCCGCCAGTGGGTTGCCTTGATGAAAAATTCAATGGCGGCGATTTGCCCTGTTTTTAATTCCAACCGTATGACCCGCGAATATGCGGAATTGTTTTACAGCCCGTCGATGAAAAATTTTCATCTTCGAATGGAAAATGACCAGCGAATTGCCAGAGAGATTGCTCATTGGAAAAAACATTTGCGGAACCACTGGCAAAAAATTCATTTCGTTGACATCGCGCAAAATGAACCTGACAATTATCAAGTCGGCAGGTCGGTTGAAATTACGGCGAAAATTTTTATCGACGGAATTTCACCGGAAGATATCGTCGTGGAAATCTACCACGGCATTCCCGACGCAGATCACAACTACATTTCGGAAGGTCGAATTCAGCCAATGGAATTGACGGAAGAAAACGGTGAAAACATTTTTACCTATCGCGGCCAGGTAAATTTTGATGTTAGCGGGCTATACGGATACACATTGCGCATTTTGCCACACCACAAAGATTTATTGCATCGCCATGAGACTGGCTTGATCTTGTGGGCGAATCAGAAATGA
- a CDS encoding DUF2461 domain-containing protein has translation MDKDNAFTGFSQETFDFLGEVEDRNSKDWFEKNRPIYNLYVLQPLKALVADLAPSMLAIDAQFETTPAINKTISRIFRDTRFSRDKRLFRGNMWITFKRRVKNWKDSPAYFFEIFPDWYRFGMGYYNASRATMDALRSRIDENPDEFLKAISCLKKQNFFEVIPDHYKRKIPNEHGEKIQLWYQCRSFYLSCKRNRDELLFSQELVNELSFAFHTINPLYQFLREIHDEIYAPSAGLGI, from the coding sequence ATGGATAAAGACAATGCTTTCACCGGATTTTCTCAGGAAACTTTTGACTTTCTGGGCGAGGTTGAAGATCGCAACAGCAAAGATTGGTTTGAAAAAAATCGTCCCATTTACAATTTGTACGTGCTTCAGCCATTGAAAGCGCTGGTTGCTGATCTGGCGCCCTCGATGCTGGCGATTGACGCGCAGTTTGAGACCACGCCGGCGATAAACAAAACAATCTCGCGTATTTTTCGCGATACGCGTTTTTCCCGGGACAAACGGCTTTTCCGCGGAAATATGTGGATCACTTTCAAGCGGCGGGTGAAAAATTGGAAAGATTCTCCTGCCTATTTTTTTGAAATTTTCCCTGACTGGTATCGTTTCGGCATGGGCTATTACAACGCCTCCCGAGCGACGATGGACGCGCTGCGCAGCAGAATAGACGAGAATCCCGACGAATTTCTCAAAGCCATTTCCTGTTTGAAAAAACAGAATTTCTTTGAGGTCATTCCCGACCATTACAAAAGAAAAATTCCCAATGAACACGGCGAAAAAATTCAACTCTGGTACCAATGTCGTTCATTTTATTTGAGTTGCAAACGGAACAGAGACGAACTTCTTTTTTCGCAGGAATTAGTCAACGAATTGTCTTTCGCCTTTCACACGATCAATCCGCTGTACCAATTTTTGCGGGAAATTCACGATGAGATTTACGCACCTTCGGCCGGGCTTGGTATCTAA
- a CDS encoding M20/M25/M40 family metallo-hydrolase, producing the protein MTHKAKKYGNFLLQFSFVVIASVNILLAQPIPEIRTSANSHSLSVPENSRWQPSKKTKKSLVWQTSPSELQGLLGKISVDSMSLFVRQLSGDTTVFINSVPETIKTRFAKSNDIFKAQTFLQQKLENFGYQVELQEFSLTPNFGDIIFAPNNPLQGWFYLDGSIYHSSDGGEHWEKQFSFVTDRGIKNFEAVNDSLVWAVGYKGLLMKTSDGGAQWEFLEAPFEQHIYGVAFPDKKHGWIAGAYANIFRTSDGGLTWEKQNLPTTFGIYAIDFVDSLRGWAVGPNGLILHTIDGGENWLEQNSGSSEAFLAVRFFSESRGYAVGTNGTLLLTFDGGESWQTEVLAPDEILWDVDFFNKNDGVVVGSGGKIFITHDSGENWTALNILQDESCYYADFNADSTIWVTGKGVLLDIKSRGADWQNFSDQYVEYYLNNVFATKPGTISPDTSVVICAHYDCMAEAVNRMFLAPGADDNGSGAATVLEAARVLKNENSRYTIRFLLFSGEELGLLGSRHYAKLAAENQENILGVINLDMIGYDGNGDGVFEIHAADIANSKSLGEMIFDNVASLQFPLSPELIVEGATNRSDHASFWEQGFSAILIIEDFDDFNPHYHTIQDLFSNYDVDYFQALGKLAIVSLAQLAGISENTSVSERAGQNQIGSFYLSAPSPNPFNSVTQFHFELPRSAKVKVEIFSITGQKVGRFELGNLARGSRRFIWNSKNNPGGVYFVRFQFGKIYLVRKIVLLR; encoded by the coding sequence ATGACCCACAAGGCCAAGAAATACGGCAATTTTCTTCTGCAATTCTCTTTTGTTGTCATAGCCTCGGTAAATATTCTTTTGGCTCAGCCGATACCGGAGATACGAACTTCTGCCAATAGCCATTCCCTTTCTGTGCCTGAAAATTCTCGCTGGCAACCAAGCAAGAAGACAAAGAAAAGCTTAGTTTGGCAAACTTCACCAAGCGAGTTGCAGGGACTTCTTGGCAAAATTTCAGTCGATTCCATGTCTCTTTTCGTCCGCCAATTGAGTGGCGACACAACCGTTTTTATTAATTCAGTTCCTGAAACCATCAAAACCAGATTTGCCAAAAGCAACGATATTTTCAAGGCGCAAACGTTTCTTCAGCAGAAGCTGGAAAATTTCGGCTATCAGGTCGAATTGCAGGAGTTCAGCCTCACGCCCAACTTTGGCGACATTATTTTTGCGCCGAACAATCCGCTTCAGGGCTGGTTTTATCTCGATGGCTCGATTTACCACAGCTCTGACGGCGGCGAGCATTGGGAAAAACAATTCAGTTTTGTCACGGACAGAGGCATCAAAAATTTTGAGGCGGTGAACGACTCACTGGTCTGGGCCGTCGGCTACAAGGGTTTACTCATGAAAACCAGCGACGGCGGCGCACAGTGGGAATTTTTGGAGGCGCCATTTGAGCAGCACATTTACGGCGTGGCTTTCCCGGACAAAAAGCACGGCTGGATCGCCGGCGCCTACGCCAATATTTTCCGCACTTCTGACGGCGGATTAACCTGGGAAAAACAGAATTTGCCCACCACCTTCGGAATTTACGCCATTGATTTTGTCGATTCCCTGCGCGGCTGGGCAGTCGGACCAAACGGATTAATTTTACACACAATCGACGGCGGGGAAAATTGGCTCGAACAAAACTCCGGCTCCAGCGAGGCTTTCCTTGCCGTACGATTTTTTTCCGAGAGCCGCGGCTACGCTGTGGGCACGAACGGGACACTGCTGCTCACTTTCGATGGCGGCGAAAGCTGGCAAACTGAGGTGCTCGCGCCTGATGAAATTCTCTGGGATGTTGATTTCTTCAATAAAAATGACGGCGTTGTCGTTGGCTCCGGCGGGAAGATTTTCATCACGCACGACAGCGGTGAAAACTGGACAGCGCTGAATATTTTGCAGGACGAGTCGTGCTATTACGCGGATTTTAATGCGGATTCGACAATTTGGGTGACCGGCAAAGGCGTGCTGCTGGACATCAAATCACGGGGCGCGGACTGGCAAAATTTCAGCGACCAATATGTCGAGTACTATTTGAACAATGTCTTCGCGACGAAACCCGGAACAATTTCGCCGGACACGAGCGTCGTCATTTGCGCGCATTACGATTGCATGGCGGAAGCTGTCAATCGCATGTTCCTCGCTCCCGGCGCGGACGACAACGGCAGCGGCGCGGCGACAGTTCTGGAAGCAGCCCGCGTACTAAAAAATGAAAACAGCCGCTACACCATACGTTTCCTTCTTTTTTCCGGCGAAGAATTAGGACTTTTGGGCAGCAGACATTACGCAAAACTCGCCGCAGAAAATCAGGAAAATATTTTGGGCGTCATCAATCTGGACATGATTGGCTACGACGGAAACGGGGATGGCGTTTTTGAAATTCATGCGGCGGACATCGCAAACTCGAAGTCGTTGGGCGAGATGATTTTTGACAATGTCGCTTCCCTGCAATTCCCCCTGTCGCCGGAGCTCATTGTCGAAGGAGCCACCAATCGCAGTGACCACGCCTCTTTTTGGGAGCAAGGATTTTCAGCAATCCTCATTATTGAAGACTTTGACGATTTCAATCCGCATTACCACACAATTCAGGATTTATTTTCAAATTATGACGTGGACTATTTTCAGGCTCTCGGCAAATTAGCCATCGTCAGCCTTGCCCAACTTGCAGGGATAAGCGAAAATACCTCCGTCAGCGAACGAGCGGGACAAAATCAAATCGGAAGTTTTTACTTGTCAGCGCCATCTCCGAATCCATTTAACAGCGTTACTCAATTTCATTTTGAGCTGCCTCGCAGCGCCAAGGTGAAAGTTGAAATTTTTTCCATTACCGGCCAAAAAGTTGGGCGATTTGAATTGGGAAATTTGGCGCGCGGGAGCCGTCGATTCATCTGGAACAGCAAAAACAATCCCGGCGGCGTTTATTTCGTCAGATTTCAGTTTGGTAAAATTTACCTTGTGCGAAAAATTGTGCTTTTACGCTAA
- a CDS encoding transglutaminase family protein — translation MLLNRERYLQATELINFEHEMIQEKAAELARGCANSVAVAEQIFHFVRDEIRYAFRVPHDAGQFKASAILRAKMGFCTQKAILFCALARSRGIPAGIYFFDIVDHSLPEKFAELLRTRTMFRHGVPTLFLNGAWRKLDATLDAKLVEKNGLFAVEFSPESDCLMSKKKRDGEKHVAYVNEYGLYGDVSFSLIQHWFSLYYLHLFDVRLEDY, via the coding sequence TTGTTATTGAATCGGGAAAGGTATTTGCAAGCAACGGAATTGATTAATTTTGAGCATGAAATGATTCAGGAAAAAGCGGCTGAACTCGCGCGCGGCTGCGCCAATTCCGTCGCGGTTGCGGAGCAAATTTTCCACTTTGTGCGCGATGAAATTCGTTACGCTTTTCGTGTGCCTCACGATGCCGGTCAGTTCAAGGCATCGGCCATTTTGCGCGCCAAAATGGGGTTCTGTACGCAAAAAGCGATTCTGTTTTGCGCTTTGGCAAGAAGCCGGGGCATTCCGGCGGGAATTTATTTTTTCGACATCGTTGATCATTCATTGCCGGAAAAATTTGCCGAACTTCTGCGAACGCGCACCATGTTTCGCCACGGCGTGCCAACGCTTTTCCTGAATGGCGCCTGGCGAAAATTGGATGCGACGCTGGACGCAAAGTTAGTGGAGAAAAACGGCCTTTTTGCAGTGGAGTTTTCGCCGGAAAGCGACTGCCTGATGTCAAAGAAAAAACGAGACGGTGAAAAACACGTCGCATACGTCAATGAATACGGTTTGTACGGAGACGTCTCTTTTTCTCTGATCCAGCACTGGTTCAGTCTTTATTATTTGCACCTGTTTGACGTCCGCTTGGAGGATTATTAG
- a CDS encoding proline dehydrogenase — MKLFDKFLVAAMPFVPKFIVGKISSRYIAGKDMDAAVETIRQLNQRKIKATVDLLGENAEHKNEATETKQEYLRLLRRLKDERLDASISVKLTAFGLRLDYDFCFENVTEVVRLADELGNFVRIDMEDATCTDDTIDIYLKLRKEFENVGTVFQSYLRRTIDDVDHIFSRVKLPNFRLVKGIYNESRKIAFKDREIIQRNFSYLLEKMLTKGAFVGIATHDEQMVWEGLRLINQLNLSEENFEFQMLLGVDEQLRDILVRQGFPMRIYLPYGKQWYEYSVRRLKENPSIAGYVFKNIFN; from the coding sequence ATGAAATTATTTGATAAATTTTTAGTCGCCGCTATGCCGTTCGTGCCGAAATTCATTGTCGGAAAAATCTCCAGCCGCTACATCGCCGGCAAAGACATGGACGCCGCAGTAGAAACTATTCGCCAATTGAACCAGCGAAAAATCAAAGCCACCGTAGATTTGCTCGGCGAAAACGCCGAGCATAAAAACGAGGCAACGGAAACAAAGCAGGAATATCTCCGCTTACTTCGACGTTTGAAAGATGAAAGGCTGGATGCCTCCATTTCAGTAAAACTAACAGCTTTCGGTCTGCGGCTTGATTACGATTTTTGCTTTGAAAATGTTACGGAGGTGGTTCGACTTGCAGATGAGTTGGGAAATTTTGTTCGCATTGACATGGAAGACGCCACCTGTACCGACGATACCATTGATATTTACCTGAAATTGAGAAAAGAATTTGAAAATGTAGGCACTGTTTTCCAGTCATATTTGCGGCGCACCATTGATGATGTGGATCATATCTTTTCCCGAGTCAAATTACCAAACTTTCGTCTCGTGAAAGGAATTTACAACGAATCCCGAAAAATCGCGTTCAAAGACCGGGAAATAATTCAGAGAAATTTTAGCTATTTGTTGGAAAAGATGCTTACAAAAGGAGCGTTTGTCGGCATCGCCACGCACGACGAGCAAATGGTTTGGGAAGGCTTGCGCCTCATCAATCAACTGAATCTGTCCGAAGAAAATTTTGAATTTCAAATGCTGCTCGGCGTGGACGAACAATTGCGCGACATTCTCGTGCGGCAAGGGTTTCCCATGCGAATTTACCTACCCTACGGAAAACAGTGGTACGAATATTCCGTGCGCCGGCTAAAGGAAAATCCCAGCATCGCCGGCTATGTGTTTAAAAATATATTCAACTAA
- a CDS encoding DUF4837 family protein: protein MKALRIILSLAVIAGVFYLLGCGKPVPLGGDYEIHVLADSTIWKSAESILRTTFERTEYNPQPEKWYTLVKQDPHNYKRYKNLLFLSTLDSQDELSQAINNSLSPQALEKVKQGEFMFASTDAYAQNQKVLYLIAPDLQTLKQKLAENSNEIFEQFESYWQDFHKKILYSMKEQKDVEKHLLQTYGWMVRLPVDYRMVVQSARDRFVMFHRKLPLRWISVFWEEATDPSVITKEYCVEKRNQWAKSFYEKEHVDEKFQPVVTEEVNFLERRALLLKGLWSNDEKVAGGPFWMYCFFDEKTERIYFIDMHIFAPDLKRSKMHYLRQMNIIAHTFKTNLEIKPEDL from the coding sequence ATGAAAGCGCTGCGAATAATCTTGAGTTTAGCGGTAATTGCAGGCGTTTTTTACCTGCTCGGCTGCGGAAAACCTGTTCCTTTGGGCGGCGATTACGAAATTCATGTTTTAGCCGATTCGACAATTTGGAAAAGTGCGGAAAGTATTCTGCGCACAACCTTTGAAAGGACAGAATACAATCCTCAGCCGGAAAAATGGTACACGCTGGTCAAACAAGACCCGCACAATTACAAACGTTACAAAAATCTGCTTTTTCTTTCCACTCTTGATTCGCAAGATGAACTTTCACAGGCAATAAACAACAGCCTTTCTCCGCAGGCATTGGAAAAAGTCAAACAGGGCGAATTTATGTTCGCCAGCACGGACGCGTACGCGCAAAACCAGAAAGTGCTCTATTTGATCGCGCCGGATTTGCAAACGTTGAAGCAAAAATTAGCAGAAAACAGCAATGAGATTTTTGAACAATTTGAGAGCTACTGGCAGGACTTTCACAAAAAAATTCTCTATTCAATGAAAGAGCAAAAAGACGTTGAAAAACACCTGCTGCAAACTTACGGCTGGATGGTGCGGTTGCCTGTTGACTACAGAATGGTAGTTCAATCGGCGCGAGACCGCTTTGTCATGTTCCACCGCAAACTGCCATTGCGCTGGATCTCAGTTTTCTGGGAAGAAGCCACGGATCCCTCGGTGATCACAAAAGAATATTGCGTGGAAAAAAGAAATCAATGGGCAAAAAGTTTCTACGAAAAAGAACACGTGGACGAAAAATTTCAACCTGTCGTCACCGAAGAAGTTAATTTTCTCGAACGGCGCGCTTTGCTGCTAAAAGGTCTCTGGAGTAACGACGAGAAAGTCGCCGGCGGACCTTTTTGGATGTACTGCTTTTTTGACGAAAAAACCGAACGCATCTACTTCATTGACATGCACATATTCGCTCCGGATTTGAAAAGATCAAAAATGCACTACTTGCGGCAAATGAACATCATCGCGCACACATTTAAAACGAATCTGGAAATAAAACCCGAAGATTTGTAA
- a CDS encoding flippase-like domain-containing protein, with product MRKYLIPTLKIIVSVGLVIFLIAKLGLRDIYQQLQSVSLGWIFLALVIFTGSNILGAFQWFLLLKSKNIHLKFSHVLSYYFVGLFFNNFLIGYIGGDAFRIYDISKRTGDSSSAVSTVFFDRFMGFVMLTTLALFTGLIWRGVFQSSTVLLIVVIIFVVWVLSFLFIFNDFLAHQLGKIIRFIFPDKANGKIYDIYKNINSFKNNRRVLISVTLTSLVIQTIRVFVHYLAALSLGLQGQVKYFFLFIPVIALLASLPISIGGIGVRESSGLALFSRVTSFPPELIVVMEFLAYLIGLVSALPGGIIFMIRKERIRIDSH from the coding sequence TTGCGGAAATACCTGATCCCGACTTTAAAAATCATTGTCAGCGTGGGCCTGGTGATTTTCCTCATCGCCAAATTGGGACTGCGCGATATTTATCAGCAGCTTCAATCTGTTTCACTGGGCTGGATTTTTCTGGCGCTGGTCATTTTTACCGGCAGTAACATTTTGGGAGCATTTCAATGGTTTTTGCTACTGAAATCGAAAAATATTCATTTGAAATTTTCTCATGTGCTGTCATATTATTTCGTCGGCTTGTTCTTTAACAATTTTCTCATCGGCTACATCGGCGGCGACGCTTTTCGCATTTATGACATCAGCAAGCGAACCGGGGACTCTTCGTCGGCAGTTTCCACTGTTTTCTTTGACCGTTTCATGGGATTTGTCATGCTCACCACGCTGGCATTATTCACCGGGCTCATCTGGCGCGGCGTTTTCCAATCGTCAACCGTGCTGTTGATCGTCGTGATTATTTTTGTCGTGTGGGTTCTTTCTTTTTTGTTCATTTTTAATGATTTTCTGGCGCATCAATTGGGAAAAATCATTCGATTTATTTTCCCGGACAAAGCGAACGGCAAAATTTATGATATTTACAAAAACATCAATTCGTTCAAAAATAATCGTCGCGTACTTATTTCAGTAACGCTGACCTCTCTTGTCATCCAAACCATTCGCGTTTTTGTCCATTATCTGGCGGCGCTATCGCTGGGTTTGCAGGGGCAGGTCAAATACTTTTTTCTGTTCATCCCGGTCATTGCTTTGCTGGCGAGCTTGCCCATTTCTATCGGTGGCATCGGCGTCAGGGAAAGCAGCGGATTGGCGCTGTTTTCGCGAGTGACTTCTTTTCCGCCGGAGTTAATTGTCGTAATGGAGTTCTTGGCATATTTGATCGGACTTGTCTCCGCGTTGCCCGGCGGAATTATTTTTATGATCAGAAAAGAACGCATTCGAATAGATTCTCATTGA